The following proteins are co-located in the Diorhabda carinulata isolate Delta chromosome 4, icDioCari1.1, whole genome shotgun sequence genome:
- the LOC130893035 gene encoding myrosinase 1-like: MVTRTVTVTKSENKLIPKSFPFGASTSAYQIEGAWIEDGKGESIWDYYFHNGKGSSSLTNGDIACDSYHKYKEDIHLAANLGLTMFRFSISWPRILPNGNPKEINQKGIDHYRSVIEEMLKYNLTPVATLYHWDLPQHLFEKGYHWTNPEVVPYFVDYARIVIKSLPKVGIWITLNEPRLLCRLGYGVGVNAPSISRDGIDDYLCAYTTIKAHAAVYHMYKAEFPNYTEAKIYLIAFI, translated from the exons ATGGTAACGAG AACTGTGACAGTaacaaaatcagaaaataaGTTAATTCCAAAGAGTTTTCCGTTTGGGGCATCAACATCCGCTTATCAAATAGAAGGAGCGTGGATTGAGGATGGAAAAGGTGAAAGTATATGGGACTACTATTTTCACAATGGAAAAGGTAGTTCTTCTCTTACAAACGGCGATATTGCTTGCGACTCTTATCATAAATATAAAGAAGATATTCATTTAGCTGCGAATCTTGGACTTACGATGTTCAGATTTTCCATTTCGTGGCCAAG aATTTTACCAAATGGCAATCCTAAAGAAATCAATCAGAAAGGTATTGATCATTATCGGAGCGTTATAGAAGAAATGCTGAAATACAACTTAACTCCAGTTGCAACTCTGTACCACTGGGATTTACCACAACATCTTTTCGAAAAGGGTTATCATTGGACTAACCCGGAAGTAGTTCCTTATTTTGTTGACTATGCTCGAATTGTTATTAAAAGTTTACCAAAAGTTGGAATTTGGATTACATTAAATGAACCCAGACTTTTATGTCGCTTAGGATATGGCGTTGGGGTTAACGCGCCCAGTATAAGCAGAGATGGAATAGATGATTACTTATGTGCATATACAACAATTAAAGCACACGCTGCTGTTTATCACATGTACAAGGCAGAGTTTCCAAATTATACAG AGGCTAAGATATATTTAATagcattcatttaa